The genomic DNA AAACAACAATGGCAGATACGGTTAAGCGGCTTTGACCTGCTTAATACCAACAGGAACTATACGCAGTCGGCTGCATTCAACTATGTATATACCAACCAGACCAACCAACTGCAACGTATGCTGTTGTTAAGTCTTGTTTATGACTTCAGGATGTACCCTGGTTTGAAAAAGGGAGAAAAGTCTCCGTATTCAGCGCCCCACAGCCCTTACGGCGCTTATGGAATGGGCTCCCGCATGATGTAAAGCAGATAGGTTTGAACGAACAGAGGCCGTATCTGTCTTTTGATACGGCCTCTTCCAATTTACATGTGCATTTTATTTCACAGGTTACCATCCATAATTCTGTACCAGTTCCTTGTTAACATCCAATTCGGTTTGAGGTATCGGGAATAAATAATGCTGTGGCAGGAAAACCCTGTTTTGAATAGTTACCCTTTTGTAGTAAACGGCCAGGCCGGCTTCTTTGCTATTAACATCGAGACCTGTAGCCTGGAGTTCAGCAGTGGTGGGCCTTGCATTAAGACCATGAACAGGGCCGTTATCTACTTTTTCTCCGATAAGCCACCGTCTTACGTCCCAGAAGCGATGCGCTTCGAAAGCAAACTCTATGCGATTTTCGTTCTGTACACGCTTGCGAAATCCTTCTTTAGTATTGTCTTCGGGGATGATGGGAAGGTTGGGCATACCGGCTCTGTTACGAACCATATTTATGGCAGCAAAAGCTTCGGGCGTAGGGCCCTCATTATATTCATTAAGGGCTTCTGCATAGTTTAAATAAATTTCAGACAAACGGATAACCGGGTCGTTACGTTGTGCATCCGGCGAGCCCCAATAGTTATTCATATCTACAGCAGGATCTATCCATTTACGGACGTTATAACCACTGATAGGATAAGTTCCGGTAGATTTAGGCCAGCCTTGCGAAGTTCCGCCATTAGCGCCCCACCAGGCAAGCCATACCGGCATGTTATTGGTGTTTGCAACTGCCCATTTACTACCATGGAAGAAGATAGTGGCATAAAAACGCGGGTCGCGGTCTTTATACATATTCGAGATATTGTCTACATGTACAGATTGGCCTGTATAGCCACCGCCGCCATAAATATCACCGCTCCAGAATCCTGTTTCCTGGTAGCCTGATCCGTTGTAATTGATAGGATAACCGTTCTTCATTTCATAAGCATCCACCAGTTCCTGCAATACGCTGTATTTACCCCATCCGCCAAACTCTCCGCCATAAGGCAACAGTTCATTTTCTATGCTTTTGCTATTGGCAATTACTTTTACGAAAATGAGTTCTGTCCAGTTGCGTTTATTAAACACCTGCGCGTAGCTATTGATAGGATCTCCAGCGATCTTGTTCAGTGAGTAAAGGTTAAGGTCCAGTACCGCTTTTGCAGCGTTTGCTGCTTTCTGCCACTTATTCTTATCGTAGGTTTGATTAAACAAAACAGTTCCATCTGCATTTTTTACGTTGGCATAAAGGGTATTTCCATTAAATAACGGACTGGCAGCATAGCTGAGTGTTCTGGAAGCCAGTGCAAGCGCCGCCCCTTTTGTA from Filimonas effusa includes the following:
- a CDS encoding RagB/SusD family nutrient uptake outer membrane protein, whose amino-acid sequence is MKRIKLLYKIAGLAVLLGTALPSCKKFLDVVPSELVTEDQVWGNINNANGALANLYSLIPGNLPDGWTFDITAATDESYHHWGAGFYPLYYNTGAWNAANNPYGTWTESYQNIRKANLFLENIDKVPITGDQQSYYQAVIPRYKAEVRFLRALFYFDLFKKYGAAPIFTKSYKPAEGDALRVPRATVDELVNYIVSECQEIAEQLPTGYDNANMGRATKGAALALASRTLSYAASPLFNGNTLYANVKNADGTVLFNQTYDKNKWQKAANAAKAVLDLNLYSLNKIAGDPINSYAQVFNKRNWTELIFVKVIANSKSIENELLPYGGEFGGWGKYSVLQELVDAYEMKNGYPINYNGSGYQETGFWSGDIYGGGGYTGQSVHVDNISNMYKDRDPRFYATIFFHGSKWAVANTNNMPVWLAWWGANGGTSQGWPKSTGTYPISGYNVRKWIDPAVDMNNYWGSPDAQRNDPVIRLSEIYLNYAEALNEYNEGPTPEAFAAINMVRNRAGMPNLPIIPEDNTKEGFRKRVQNENRIEFAFEAHRFWDVRRWLIGEKVDNGPVHGLNARPTTAELQATGLDVNSKEAGLAVYYKRVTIQNRVFLPQHYLFPIPQTELDVNKELVQNYGW